A part of Aquibium oceanicum genomic DNA contains:
- a CDS encoding PAS domain S-box protein produces MASSEYSFIDIAVLDAVRARFAAGEALAILSADLEEVIWANGPGARLFGYPDIEAIMGASAGLGFAQRRQIAATTGFPRIGSNRPLLVRLVSGVTSRAVSFLASSVTLPDGEAGILLAAPLAEKDEQDSAERASRAISGFTEAGYFAALLSGGEIVAATPGFQALGIEPGTVEDLVADVADAQDRLVKRLVPAASGHIPAGIARLTDEPGMHLLVAVDDPDLYRREDFFEAGSEPEAEALRKSEGRDEEADRAPSTGASVIGIAALTDQDDPANSGSADPATDAPAQVAEETTTEQRAGIDRWYFEADSASAEGQDEQDEVPAESTAEEAVEAVGEEQHLEPEEQPAAAAEETQPVSEHTGDVAAAPSPLPSAEHRNTAAVRFAWRTDASGNFSSISREFLEAVGGSEASVIGRSFAQVAENFGMDPDHEIAGLLERRDTWSGRTVLWPIEGTDLAAPVDLAALPVYARDRTFEGFRGFGIARLGDAVAAPRPLAVETEIAGEEDVSSPEIEDDASRADKERAESFGEFDEATDAEPATSEEPKTVTSAQEPPAPETREDPFRGEAPVIAIEEARYRRYSDKIIRLAEHRPNQPERALSPVERNAFREIGDRLKEVTQPLPRKPEPEAKREENAAETEEAPATTEADAPPAANDQVAPHVAEDDDATALPVTSDAATGLDGPETDAQPSAEEMPYLDVEEELFDEPLPAEQPAPDADAHEDGGAVLRDEVRGPTLPETVTFDGERLPARQAGQVFDGQAFEDRQVVEDVADPVAEVPETRDVDIEAASDVQPAQHAGHVFEGQVFENREVAEDAAGPVADAPEIDAADTESVSDVEPPEHAVVPAPDDDGETEAESDMVETGEFSGEAEESASEPQTEQPEPHQAAVLPFVPSAFSAPAGEGSRPDLDAGVLARLPLPLLIHRGDQLFFANRAFCELTGYASLEDLEASGGLGELFLEPYRSETETGEPAQGTVLSTKDGRAMPVRAHLQSIPWMGGKALLLALSPLETEQPLPAAAEPVEEPVAGFGNRVEEMRTILDTATDGVVLITPEGTIRSISHPAEALFGYEDKDVVGNPFAMLFAVESQRAARDYLQSLSEDGVASVLNDGREVIGREAQGRFIPLFMTIGRLPGGNGYCAVMRDITQWKRAEEELTHARAMAERASSQKSEFLARVSHEIRTPLNAIIGFSELMMDEKFGPMGNDRYRDYLRDINRSGNHVLDLVNDLLDISKIEAGEQEMAYEAVSLNDVLAETVAMMQPQANRERVIIRSSFASRLPEVVADLRSIRQIGLNLLSNAVRFTQPGGQVIVSTSCEATGDVVMRVRDTGVGMSAAEIEQALKPFKQINSLKRKRTDGTGLGLPLTKAMVEANRARFTINSTPGEGTLVEVTFPSARVLAG; encoded by the coding sequence ATGGCATCCAGCGAATATTCCTTCATCGACATCGCGGTTCTGGACGCGGTCCGTGCGCGATTTGCCGCAGGCGAGGCGCTGGCGATCCTGTCTGCCGACCTGGAGGAAGTGATCTGGGCGAACGGCCCCGGCGCCAGGCTGTTCGGCTATCCCGACATAGAGGCGATCATGGGCGCCTCCGCCGGGCTCGGCTTTGCTCAGCGGCGCCAGATTGCGGCGACGACGGGGTTTCCGAGGATCGGCTCGAACCGGCCGCTGCTGGTCAGGCTGGTCTCTGGCGTGACCAGCCGGGCGGTGTCCTTTCTCGCAAGCAGCGTGACGCTGCCGGACGGAGAGGCGGGCATCCTGCTCGCCGCCCCGCTGGCCGAGAAGGACGAGCAGGATTCGGCGGAACGGGCCAGCCGGGCGATTTCGGGTTTCACCGAGGCCGGGTACTTCGCGGCATTGCTGTCCGGCGGAGAAATCGTCGCCGCAACGCCCGGCTTCCAGGCGCTCGGGATCGAGCCGGGGACGGTGGAAGACCTCGTTGCCGACGTGGCAGATGCTCAAGACCGACTGGTCAAGCGCCTCGTTCCTGCCGCGAGCGGCCACATCCCGGCCGGGATCGCGCGACTGACCGACGAGCCGGGCATGCATTTGCTGGTCGCGGTGGATGATCCCGATCTCTATCGCCGCGAGGATTTCTTCGAAGCCGGTAGCGAACCGGAAGCCGAAGCGCTGCGGAAGTCCGAAGGTCGGGACGAGGAAGCGGACCGCGCGCCGTCGACGGGCGCGTCCGTCATCGGGATCGCAGCCCTCACGGACCAGGATGATCCCGCGAACTCCGGCTCCGCCGACCCTGCGACCGATGCACCGGCGCAAGTGGCGGAAGAGACGACGACGGAACAGCGCGCGGGCATCGATCGCTGGTATTTCGAGGCAGATTCCGCCTCCGCCGAGGGGCAGGATGAGCAGGACGAGGTTCCTGCCGAATCTACGGCGGAGGAAGCCGTCGAAGCCGTTGGAGAAGAGCAACATCTCGAGCCGGAGGAACAGCCGGCTGCGGCAGCCGAGGAGACGCAGCCCGTCTCGGAACACACCGGGGACGTGGCGGCGGCTCCAAGCCCCCTGCCCTCGGCCGAACATCGCAACACCGCCGCGGTGCGCTTTGCCTGGCGCACGGACGCCTCGGGCAATTTCAGCAGCATATCCCGCGAGTTTCTGGAGGCCGTCGGCGGGTCCGAGGCTTCGGTGATCGGCCGCTCCTTCGCGCAGGTCGCGGAAAACTTCGGCATGGATCCCGACCACGAAATCGCCGGGCTTCTGGAGCGCCGCGACACCTGGTCCGGCCGGACCGTGCTGTGGCCGATCGAGGGAACGGATCTCGCGGCACCCGTCGATCTGGCCGCCCTTCCCGTGTACGCCCGCGACCGGACCTTCGAGGGATTCCGCGGCTTCGGGATCGCCCGGCTGGGCGACGCCGTCGCCGCTCCGCGGCCCCTGGCAGTCGAGACCGAGATCGCCGGAGAGGAGGATGTCTCCTCACCGGAGATCGAGGACGACGCCTCTCGCGCCGACAAAGAGCGGGCAGAGTCATTCGGCGAATTCGACGAAGCAACGGATGCCGAGCCGGCGACATCCGAGGAACCGAAAACTGTCACGTCGGCTCAGGAACCCCCGGCCCCAGAAACCCGCGAAGACCCGTTCCGTGGCGAGGCTCCGGTCATAGCGATCGAGGAAGCCCGTTACCGGCGCTACTCCGACAAGATTATCCGGCTTGCCGAACACCGTCCGAACCAGCCCGAACGCGCCCTTTCGCCGGTCGAGCGCAATGCCTTCCGCGAGATCGGAGATCGCCTCAAGGAGGTGACGCAGCCGCTGCCGAGGAAGCCGGAGCCCGAGGCGAAACGGGAGGAGAATGCGGCCGAAACCGAAGAAGCGCCCGCGACGACCGAGGCTGACGCTCCACCCGCAGCCAACGATCAAGTCGCACCGCACGTGGCGGAAGACGACGACGCGACGGCCCTACCCGTCACCTCCGATGCCGCCACAGGATTGGATGGCCCGGAAACGGACGCCCAGCCTTCAGCCGAGGAGATGCCCTACCTCGACGTCGAGGAGGAACTCTTCGATGAACCTCTGCCGGCAGAGCAGCCCGCGCCGGACGCCGACGCCCACGAGGATGGTGGAGCGGTTCTCCGGGATGAGGTGCGAGGCCCGACGCTGCCAGAGACCGTCACTTTCGACGGCGAGCGGCTGCCGGCGAGACAGGCCGGGCAGGTATTCGACGGACAGGCCTTCGAGGACCGGCAGGTCGTCGAAGACGTTGCCGATCCCGTCGCGGAAGTACCCGAGACCCGCGACGTCGACATAGAAGCGGCGTCCGACGTCCAGCCCGCGCAGCATGCGGGGCACGTGTTCGAAGGACAGGTGTTCGAAAACCGGGAGGTGGCCGAAGACGCTGCCGGTCCCGTCGCCGACGCGCCCGAGATCGATGCCGCCGATACGGAGTCGGTTTCGGACGTCGAACCTCCCGAGCACGCTGTTGTCCCCGCGCCTGACGACGACGGCGAGACCGAAGCCGAAAGCGACATGGTCGAAACCGGGGAGTTTTCCGGCGAAGCCGAAGAATCCGCGTCGGAGCCGCAGACCGAGCAGCCGGAACCGCACCAGGCGGCCGTGCTGCCCTTCGTGCCGTCCGCCTTCTCCGCGCCCGCCGGTGAGGGATCGAGACCGGACCTCGACGCCGGAGTCCTGGCGCGGCTGCCGCTGCCGCTGCTGATCCATCGCGGCGACCAGTTGTTCTTCGCCAACCGGGCATTCTGCGAGTTGACGGGATACGCCTCGCTCGAGGACCTCGAGGCGAGCGGTGGTCTCGGCGAGCTTTTCCTGGAGCCGTATCGATCCGAGACTGAAACCGGGGAACCGGCGCAGGGCACCGTCCTGTCCACGAAGGATGGCCGCGCGATGCCGGTCAGGGCGCATCTCCAGTCGATCCCCTGGATGGGCGGCAAGGCGCTGCTCCTGGCGCTGAGCCCGCTGGAGACGGAACAGCCCCTCCCCGCCGCGGCAGAACCTGTCGAGGAACCGGTTGCCGGATTCGGCAACCGTGTGGAGGAGATGCGCACCATCCTCGATACCGCCACCGACGGTGTCGTCCTGATCACCCCGGAAGGCACGATCCGGTCCATAAGCCACCCGGCGGAGGCGCTGTTCGGCTACGAGGACAAGGACGTGGTGGGCAATCCGTTCGCCATGCTCTTTGCCGTCGAAAGCCAGCGTGCTGCGCGAGACTATCTCCAGAGCCTGTCCGAGGATGGCGTGGCGTCCGTGCTCAACGACGGACGGGAAGTCATCGGTCGCGAGGCGCAGGGCCGGTTCATTCCGCTCTTCATGACGATTGGCCGCCTGCCCGGCGGCAACGGCTACTGCGCCGTCATGCGCGACATCACCCAGTGGAAGCGGGCGGAAGAGGAACTCACGCACGCGCGCGCCATGGCCGAGCGCGCCTCCTCGCAGAAATCGGAATTTCTCGCCCGCGTCAGCCACGAGATCCGCACGCCGCTCAACGCCATCATCGGGTTCTCAGAACTCATGATGGACGAGAAGTTCGGCCCGATGGGCAATGACCGGTACCGGGATTATCTCCGCGACATCAACCGATCGGGCAACCACGTGCTCGATCTGGTCAACGACCTGCTCGACATCTCGAAGATCGAGGCCGGCGAGCAGGAAATGGCCTACGAGGCGGTGTCACTGAACGACGTGCTGGCCGAAACCGTCGCCATGATGCAGCCGCAGGCGAACCGGGAACGCGTCATCATCCGTTCGAGCTTCGCCTCGCGTCTGCCGGAGGTCGTTGCCGACCTGCGCAGCATCCGACAGATTGGCCTGAACCTCCTGTCGAACGCGGTGCGGTTCACGCAGCCTGGCGGGCAGGTGATCGTCTCGACTTCCTGCGAGGCGACGGGCGACGTGGTCATGCGGGTCCGGGATACAGGGGTCGGCATGTCCGCCGCCGAGATCGAGCAGGCGCTGAAGCCGTTCAAGCAGATCAATTCGCTCAAGCGCAAACGAACCGACGGCACCGGCCTCGGCCTGCCGCTGACCAAGGCCATGGTCGAGGCAAACCGCGCCCGCTTCACGATCAACTCGACCCCCGGCGAGGGAACGCTCGTGGAGGTCACGTTCCCCTCCGCGCGAGTACTCGCCGGCTGA
- a CDS encoding dioxygenase: MQLPTGHPYGEHNSAQVVAERLLGAGDGRLSRVLVSVVEHLHQVVKEARPSHADWRRVIGFLTDVGHASDERRQEWILLSDLLGVSALVEDINSRRPAGATPNTIRGPFYRSDVPRLPMGAIVSLDGVGEPLCVSGHVRDLDGNPIPGAVVETWQANSEGLYENQQPDLQPEFNLRGAFTTGADGHFYYRTVKPAGYRVPDDGPVGQLLRHVGYPLRRPAHLHFMIRAEGFETLTTHVYERGDPDLHRDALFGVKPELVGDFRPQSGADGVPAWSLDFDFVMARARPARPPT; this comes from the coding sequence ATGCAGTTGCCGACCGGCCATCCCTATGGCGAGCACAATTCCGCTCAGGTCGTCGCCGAGCGCCTGCTCGGGGCCGGCGACGGGCGACTGTCGCGGGTGTTGGTCAGCGTCGTCGAACACCTGCACCAGGTCGTCAAGGAAGCGCGCCCGAGCCATGCCGACTGGCGCCGCGTCATCGGTTTTCTGACGGATGTCGGCCACGCCAGCGACGAGCGGCGGCAGGAGTGGATCCTGCTGTCCGATCTGCTCGGGGTCTCCGCGCTAGTCGAGGACATCAACTCGCGGCGTCCAGCGGGCGCCACGCCCAACACGATCCGCGGTCCCTTCTACAGATCGGATGTGCCGCGCCTGCCGATGGGAGCGATCGTCTCGCTCGACGGAGTGGGAGAGCCGCTGTGCGTGTCGGGTCACGTGCGCGACCTCGACGGCAATCCGATACCGGGCGCGGTGGTCGAGACCTGGCAGGCTAATTCCGAGGGACTGTACGAGAACCAGCAGCCGGACCTGCAGCCCGAATTCAACCTGCGCGGCGCCTTCACCACCGGTGCCGACGGCCACTTCTACTACCGCACCGTCAAGCCGGCCGGCTATCGTGTGCCCGACGACGGCCCGGTCGGGCAGTTGCTGAGGCATGTCGGCTATCCTCTGCGCCGCCCGGCGCACCTGCATTTCATGATCCGCGCCGAAGGGTTCGAGACGCTCACCACGCATGTCTACGAGCGCGGCGACCCGGACCTGCACCGCGACGCGCTGTTCGGCGTCAAGCCAGAACTGGTCGGGGACTTCCGGCCGCAATCGGGCGCCGACGGCGTGCCGGCCTGGTCGCTCGACTTCGACTTCGTCATGGCGCGCGCCAGACCGGCGAGACCGCCGACATAG
- a CDS encoding phasin produces the protein MSKAAKTAETIEFPTFDASKATDQFRSFAEKGVEQSKEAYAKFKSNAEEGQKAVEASMETMKKAGTDLSLKSIAAMRANAEADFSYMESLLGAKSFSEVIELQTGYMRKRIEMAVDQVKDMQSASTKAVDELSKPAKDAFDKSMKELKVA, from the coding sequence ATGTCGAAAGCAGCAAAGACCGCAGAAACCATCGAATTCCCGACCTTCGATGCCTCCAAGGCGACCGACCAGTTCCGCTCCTTTGCCGAGAAGGGCGTCGAGCAGTCGAAGGAGGCCTATGCCAAGTTCAAGTCCAATGCCGAGGAAGGCCAGAAGGCCGTCGAGGCCTCCATGGAGACCATGAAGAAGGCCGGCACGGACCTGTCGCTGAAGTCGATCGCCGCGATGCGTGCGAACGCCGAAGCCGACTTCTCCTACATGGAATCGCTTCTCGGCGCCAAGTCGTTCTCCGAGGTCATTGAACTCCAGACCGGCTACATGCGCAAGCGCATCGAGATGGCCGTCGACCAGGTCAAGGACATGCAGTCTGCTTCGACCAAGGCCGTCGACGAACTCTCGAAGCCGGCCAAGGACGCATTCGACAAGTCGATGAAGGAACTCAAGGTCGCCTGA
- a CDS encoding Fe(3+) ABC transporter substrate-binding protein: MPFSNSRLRGARLAAIALSASFAFSAAPALAEGVVNIYSYRQPDLIKPVLDAFTAETGIDTEVLFLDKGLEERIAAEGQNSPADVILTVDISRLTNTKEKGVTQPVDDPAINAAIPAEYRDPDGHWFGVTRRGRVIYASKDRVSDTDISYADLADPKWAGKICIRSGQHDYNLALFSALIAHWGEEKAEQWMEGFKANLARKPEGNDRGQAKSIMAGECDLALGNTYYVGLMMTNDKEPEQKEWANSIHVIFPSIDDAGTHVNISGMAMAKHAPNRENALKLMEFLASEEAQEIYAAEVFEYPVKEGVEASDIVKSFGTLNADKLPLSEIAGHRKAASEMVDRVGLDDGPAS, encoded by the coding sequence ATGCCCTTCAGCAATTCGCGCCTCCGAGGCGCGCGCCTGGCCGCCATCGCGCTATCGGCGTCCTTCGCCTTCTCGGCCGCACCGGCGCTGGCCGAGGGCGTGGTCAACATCTACTCCTATCGTCAGCCTGACCTGATCAAGCCCGTTCTGGACGCCTTCACCGCCGAGACAGGGATCGATACCGAAGTGCTCTTCCTAGACAAGGGGCTCGAAGAGCGCATCGCGGCCGAAGGCCAGAATTCGCCCGCCGACGTCATCCTGACGGTCGACATCTCGCGGCTGACGAACACCAAGGAAAAAGGCGTGACCCAGCCGGTCGACGATCCCGCGATCAATGCGGCGATCCCCGCCGAGTACCGCGACCCCGATGGCCACTGGTTCGGCGTCACGCGCCGCGGCCGCGTCATCTACGCGTCGAAGGACCGCGTGTCCGACACAGACATCTCCTACGCCGATCTCGCCGATCCGAAGTGGGCGGGCAAGATCTGCATCCGTTCGGGCCAGCACGACTACAACCTGGCCCTTTTCTCCGCGCTGATCGCTCACTGGGGTGAGGAAAAGGCCGAGCAGTGGATGGAAGGTTTCAAGGCAAACCTTGCCCGCAAGCCGGAGGGCAACGATCGTGGCCAGGCAAAGAGCATCATGGCCGGCGAATGCGATCTGGCACTCGGCAACACCTATTACGTCGGTCTCATGATGACCAATGATAAGGAGCCCGAACAGAAGGAATGGGCCAACTCCATCCACGTCATCTTCCCCTCGATCGACGACGCGGGCACGCATGTGAACATCTCGGGCATGGCCATGGCCAAGCACGCACCCAACCGGGAAAACGCGCTCAAGCTGATGGAATTTCTCGCCAGCGAGGAGGCCCAGGAGATCTACGCAGCCGAGGTGTTCGAATACCCGGTGAAGGAAGGCGTCGAGGCTTCCGACATCGTGAAGAGCTTCGGCACGCTGAACGCGGACAAGCTGCCGCTGTCGGAGATCGCCGGTCACCGCAAGGCCGCTTCCGAGATGGTCGACCGGGTCGGTCTGGACGATGGTCCGGCGAGCTGA
- a CDS encoding ABC transporter permease: MNAPAASVERMRIPRARRERHPAAMVSATLIAAIVLVPIASIVAIALSGTGADWPHLARNVLPRSTATTLWLLAMVSAGTASIGVTGAWLVVAFDFPFRRFLAWALVLPLAVPTYLAAYAFGEFFHFTGPVQTGLRYLFGFQTMRDYWFPDIRTTEGAAIVLSSVLYPYVYLTTRVVFIMQGRNIADVARTLGARPSKVFFRILLPVARPAVVAGVALVLMETVNDIGAVEYLGVRTLTFSVYSTWLNRGSLEGAAQIAMVMLVLVLAILQAERWARRRQRFHGARATHMRVRPPRVILTGWRRWLATCAVLMPVLTGFGIPLLVFGDYASRRLEQLGEPALRSAFVNSVLTAGATALVTVFAAMLMINAARISRSSAVGGMARLASSGYALPGTILGLGLLFALTRLDNAIDGFLRLNFGVSSGLLFTGTAGAVVLACSIRFLALAEGAIRSGMEKLPPHLDEAARSLGRSPLASAREILLPLLRPAILTAAVLVFVDTVKELSATILLRPFGFSTLATHVYENASRGVIEDGAVAALLIIVTALVPVILLSGALMRDSEASHS, translated from the coding sequence ATGAACGCACCGGCTGCTTCCGTTGAACGCATGCGAATACCGCGGGCGCGTCGCGAGCGGCATCCGGCGGCCATGGTATCCGCGACGCTGATAGCCGCGATCGTGCTGGTTCCGATCGCATCGATCGTTGCGATCGCCCTTTCCGGCACCGGAGCCGACTGGCCGCATCTGGCCCGCAACGTCCTGCCCCGCTCCACCGCGACCACGCTTTGGCTTCTCGCGATGGTATCGGCCGGCACGGCCTCTATCGGCGTGACCGGCGCGTGGCTGGTCGTGGCCTTCGACTTTCCGTTCCGGCGCTTCCTGGCCTGGGCGCTGGTGCTGCCCCTGGCGGTGCCCACCTATCTCGCGGCCTATGCGTTCGGAGAGTTCTTCCATTTCACCGGGCCCGTGCAGACGGGCCTACGGTACCTCTTCGGCTTTCAGACAATGCGGGACTACTGGTTTCCCGACATCCGCACCACCGAGGGAGCGGCAATCGTCCTGTCGTCGGTGCTCTACCCCTACGTCTATCTGACGACGCGTGTGGTCTTCATCATGCAGGGCCGCAACATCGCCGATGTGGCGCGCACACTCGGCGCGCGGCCGTCGAAGGTGTTCTTCCGCATCCTGCTTCCGGTGGCGCGCCCGGCCGTCGTCGCCGGGGTGGCTCTGGTTCTCATGGAGACCGTCAACGACATCGGCGCGGTCGAGTATCTCGGTGTGCGGACCCTCACCTTCTCCGTCTATTCGACATGGCTCAACCGCGGCAGCCTCGAAGGCGCGGCGCAGATCGCGATGGTGATGCTGGTCCTGGTGCTGGCCATCCTGCAGGCGGAACGCTGGGCCAGGCGGCGGCAGCGCTTTCACGGCGCACGCGCGACGCATATGCGTGTCAGGCCTCCACGGGTGATCCTCACCGGCTGGCGGCGTTGGTTGGCTACCTGTGCCGTACTGATGCCCGTGCTGACGGGTTTCGGTATTCCGCTGCTGGTCTTCGGCGACTATGCGAGCCGGCGCCTGGAACAGCTCGGCGAGCCCGCGTTGCGATCCGCCTTCGTCAACAGCGTCCTGACCGCCGGGGCGACCGCGCTGGTCACGGTCTTTGCCGCAATGCTGATGATCAACGCGGCGCGGATCTCACGCTCCAGCGCGGTCGGCGGCATGGCGCGCCTGGCATCGAGCGGCTATGCCTTGCCAGGCACGATCCTGGGACTCGGACTTCTCTTCGCGCTGACGAGGCTCGACAATGCGATCGACGGATTTCTGCGCCTCAACTTCGGGGTATCGAGCGGCCTGCTCTTCACCGGCACCGCGGGAGCGGTCGTGCTGGCCTGCTCCATCCGCTTTCTCGCTCTCGCCGAAGGCGCGATCCGGTCGGGGATGGAGAAGTTGCCGCCGCACCTCGACGAGGCTGCCCGAAGCCTCGGGCGTTCTCCTCTTGCGAGCGCCCGCGAAATCCTCCTTCCGCTGCTGCGTCCTGCAATCCTGACGGCGGCGGTGCTGGTGTTCGTCGACACCGTCAAGGAACTCTCGGCGACGATCCTGCTGCGACCCTTCGGCTTCTCCACGCTCGCCACGCACGTCTACGAGAACGCCTCGCGCGGGGTCATCGAGGACGGAGCGGTCGCCGCCCTCCTCATCATCGTCACCGCGCTGGTCCCCGTGATCCTGCTCTCGGGCGCCCTGATGCGTGATTCCGAAGCGTCTCACAGCTAA
- a CDS encoding LysR family transcriptional regulator, with translation MKLDERHLVQLAAVVQAGGVTEGAALIGMTQPAVSRTLSMLEKRLGEALFVKGRRPLQPTPLGRALAEHGQAMLLASRKASELVESFHHGRGGLVRIGGTPFFMDALISGTIAEFQNHYPDVRVDQSYGYLQELQASVIAGRLDLAICPIDIVDEGSGLEFQEILPGRNVVACRSTHPLLIKRRLGGKELLDYPWIAPPPGSPLLADLRSLLLSLGATEIKVRYSGGSLTSAMTYLKSTDALTVLPHGVVFAFRKEKSITALPLNIPHPERALGLLRLADAPRSPAVEKFALHVRQSFDNLRHLIKRHEQAVVWGA, from the coding sequence ATGAAACTCGATGAACGTCATCTCGTCCAGCTGGCCGCCGTCGTCCAGGCGGGCGGCGTGACCGAAGGCGCGGCGCTGATCGGCATGACGCAACCCGCCGTCTCGCGCACGCTTTCGATGTTGGAGAAGCGTCTTGGAGAAGCACTGTTTGTCAAGGGCCGCCGCCCTTTGCAGCCGACTCCGCTGGGGCGGGCTTTGGCCGAACACGGCCAGGCGATGCTGCTCGCCTCTCGAAAAGCCTCCGAACTGGTCGAAAGCTTCCACCATGGCCGGGGCGGGCTGGTTCGCATCGGCGGAACCCCGTTCTTCATGGACGCCCTCATCTCCGGTACGATCGCCGAATTCCAGAACCACTATCCCGACGTGCGCGTCGACCAGAGCTACGGATATCTCCAGGAGCTTCAGGCCTCCGTCATCGCCGGCCGGCTCGACCTCGCCATCTGCCCGATCGACATTGTCGACGAAGGGTCGGGGCTTGAGTTCCAGGAGATCCTGCCGGGTCGCAACGTCGTCGCCTGCCGCTCGACCCACCCGCTGCTCATCAAGCGTCGGCTGGGCGGCAAGGAACTGCTCGACTATCCCTGGATCGCGCCGCCGCCCGGCAGTCCGCTGCTGGCCGACCTGCGCAGCCTGCTCCTGTCGCTCGGCGCCACCGAGATCAAGGTGCGCTATTCCGGCGGGTCGCTCACCAGCGCCATGACCTACCTGAAGAGCACCGACGCGCTGACCGTTCTGCCGCATGGCGTGGTCTTCGCCTTCCGCAAGGAGAAGTCGATCACCGCCCTGCCCCTGAACATCCCGCACCCGGAACGCGCGCTCGGCCTGCTACGACTCGCCGACGCACCGCGGTCGCCTGCCGTGGAGAAATTCGCCCTGCACGTACGCCAGAGCTTCGACAACCTGCGCCATCTGATCAAGCGGCACGAGCAGGCGGTGGTATGGGGCGCGTGA